From Pseudomonas arsenicoxydans:
CATTGACGTTGCCTTCGAGGCTGGCGGTGGTGAAACGGTCGGTGCTGACCGCATTCTGCGTGCCGTCCATGCTGCGGGTCAGCGTGCCTTTTGTAGTGTCGATGGCCGTGATGCGCACCTGACTGGCGTCGTAGGTTTCACGGTTCCAGCTGTAGCCGAAGTGGGCTTTCCAGTTGTCATTGAGTTCATGGTCGGCTTCGAAGTGATACAAGTCCGAACGGCCCTCCATGTTGTTGAACGGCTCGTCCAGGCGCTCGTTGCGCGAGATGTCCAACGGGTGGTTGGTGCGCGGATCGATGACGGTGCCACGGTCGAACGGGGTCAGGAACTCACGGTGTTCGTAGGCGAACAACAGCGTGGTGCTGTCGCCGAACCAGGCCAGTGACGGTGCCACCAGCGTCTCGCGGTGGGTGCCGAAGTTGCGCCAGTAATCTTCGTCTTCATGGTCCAGCACCATGCGGTAAGCGAGGCCTGAAGTGCCGAGCGCGCCGGTGCTGTCGAGACCGCCACCGCTGCCGTTCTTGCCGTCGCCGTACGTCGAACCGCGCAAGTTCAGGGCGTTGTATTGCTCGAGTTCGGGTTTCTTGCTGACCATGTTGACCACGCCGCCCGGGTCTTGAATGCCATACAGCAGCGAGGCCGGCCCCTTGAGCACTTCGACGCGGTCGACGCTGGCGTTCATGCCACGGCCCTGCACGATCGGCATGCCGTCGCGCATGATCGAGCCGTTGCGGTTGTCGCCGAAACCGCGAGTCATCACAGAGTCCTGGGTACTCGCCAGCGTATTGCCCTGAGTGATGCCGCTGACGTTGGCCAGCGCATCATCGAGATTGCGCGGCGCCTGATCGCGAATGACCTGGGCCGGGATCACGTTGACGGTCTGGGGGATTTCCTGGAGCAAGGCCGATGAGCGCATCACCGAACTGGTCGGCGGCGGTTGGTAGCTTGTGGATTGATCGGCCACCGAGGTAATGGTCGTCGCGCCCAGATTCAACGTGCCGGCGGTGGGCACCGGTTCCAGTACGAAGGTGCGAGCATCGGTAGGACGGAAGGTCAAACCCGAACCGCTGAGCAAACGCTGCATGGCCTGCTCGGCGCTCAATGGGCCATTGATCGCCGGCGCGGTAAGGCCGTAAGGCGCTTCATCGGTGTAGACGACGCTGATGCCGGTGAGGCGGCTGAAATCGCTCAGGGCCTGGGGCAGCGGTTTGGCGGCGATGGCGAAGCTGAACGGCGTGCGCTGCTGCGTGCCGGCAGCCTCAGCGGCCGACGCGATGCTCAACGGCAGCAATGCCAACGCCGAAAAGCTCAGTGCAGAGGCACCCAACCATTGTTTGACCGAACCCGATTTTGCCCTGGACTTCATTGCTCAATGACCTGTGTAGAACCTACGGAATGCGAATGACTCGCAGTTTCAGTCACTACACGGATGGGGCTCGGGTTTACCTCATCAAAATGTTGAAAATAATTTTTGCCTGGGAAGATGTGGTGTCTGGTCTGCCGTCATCGCGGGCAAGCCCGCTCCCACAGGAGATCAGAGTTGAGCCACATTTTTTGTGATCACCACAAATCTCTGTGGGAGCCGGGCTTGCCCGCGATGAGGATAGCCACCTCAGCGCAAAATAATCAGATGCCCCAAAGCGCTGTGCTGCTCAAACCCCACCACGCCCTGCAACGAATTCAACACCGCTTGCGGGTCCTTGCTCGGGAAACTGCCACTGAGCCGCCGCGCTGCCAGCTCATCGTTGAGCAACACGATTCGTCCCGGGTAATAACGCTGCAGATCCTGCACCACCTCGGCCAGCGTGGCCTTGTAGTAATTGAGCCAGCCCTGACGCCAGGCCAACTGCGCTTCGCTGTCGACGGCGTGCAGTTTTTCCGCCGAGCCCTCGCCGTACGCCACTTGCTGGCCGGCGGTCAGGATTTGCGGCTCGGCGTGCTTGTCCGCGGTCACGCCGACACGTCCGGACAGCACTGTGACCCGCGCGCCGTGCGCTTGCAGACGCACTTCAAACTGCGTGCCCAACACCCGCGCCTGACCCTTTTCGGCTTCAACCACAAATGGATCGCCGGTGTGCGTCACGCTAAAAAAACCGGCACCACGGCGTAATTGAACGTGACGCTCGCCGCGACTGAAATCCACGGCGATGGCGCTGTCGGCATCCAGCGTGACTTGCGACTGATCGGCTAACGTCACGGTTTTGATTTGCCCCGGTGCCGAGACATAGTCGGCTCCCAGATCATCGACCCAACGCGACGGCTGCCATCCAACGCCGAAACCGATCATCAGCAACAGACACGCCGCCACGGCCAACGCCCCCGACCAGCGCCGCACGTTGTTGCGGCGAGAGGAATCAATGGCATTGAGGTAACCCTGCAAGGCAAACGCGTCTTCATCGGCCAGGGTTCGTGCCGGCCCTTCACTGAGTTCCCACAGTACTTGCGCCTGAGCATAAGCCTCGGCATGCGCAGGGTCGGCTTGCAGCCAATGACTGAACGTGAGCTGGTCGCCGCTGCTGGGCTGGTCGTGCAGCAGGCACAGCCAGGCCAACGCGGCCTGCTCTTGCGCGGGCGTCGGAGTGACGCGGTCGAATGGGTTCACGGTGCTTTCCCTGGCGTGCGCGCGGGCGGTTCCCGCAGGCTGGCCTTGCAGGCATCGAGAGCGCGCATCATGTGTTTTTCCACGGCGCTTTGGGACAGGCCCATGGCCTTGGCGATCTCGGCGTATTTGCGACCGTGGATGCGATTGAGCAGAAAGATCTGCCGGGTGCGCTCAGGCAGCGCGCGCAACGCCGCTTCGACATGACGCAAATCGTTGCCCGCCTCCAGGGCGGCTTGCGGCTCACTGCCCTGGCTGTCTGGTGGGTCCGGTGCCCAGCCTTCATTGACCCGCACCCGCGTGCCTTCGCTGCGCAAATGATCGATAGCGATGTTGCCGGCGCACCGCAGCAGGTACGTGCTGAGCTCCTCGACTTGCACCAAAGGTCGACGCCAGAAGCGCAGGAACAAGTCCTGCACCAGATCAGCGGCAGTCGCCTGGCAGCCGACACGCCGGTTCACCAGCGCTTCCATTTGCGAGCGCTGGGACAGGAACACCTGAAGAAAATGCGCGCGGGCACCCCGGTGTTCATCGTCGCGCAATTCCGGGGGGCTGGTGATCATCGGCTCGGCAACTGCGTAACGCCATAGCCGCCCAGCACCCGGCAAGTGACGACCAGTCGGTAGGAAACAGATAGCGCGCTGATCTTGCCTTTCATGCTTCGACCTTGAAACGGTGAGACCGCGTGAACGTCACACGGTCAACAAGGCCGCAATACTAATGATAAAACTTCTCATGCGCAAAAACTGATTCAACTGCCGGATGCCGGCCTGCGTCTCCAAAATGCAAAAGGTACTGCGCAGCACCTCTGATCGTTCTCGACACAAATAAAAACGGGCCTGCATAAGCAGACCCGTTTGTCAGTTGAAAGGTAGATGGTGACTCAGGACTCAGCCGTTTTGTGCAGCCTGTTCGTTTTCGAGAAATTCGTCTTCCAGCAGCGCATCGGCTGCGGCTCTTTCGAACGGCACTACAGCGGCACGTGGTTTGCCCCGCAGTTTGCCAAACAGGTGTTCCAGCGCATGTTCCAGTTTTTCGGCCGCACCGTCGATTGCTTGCTCCAGGGTGTCGGCTTTATGAGTGACAGAAATCGGTTGGTGGCCTTTTGGCCGCGCTTCCAGCTGGCAGCGCATGTCATGGGGACCAGGCTTGTCGCCGTTTTCGTCCCGCAGATGAACCTCGACGCGTGTCAGGTCCTCTTCATAACGTTCGAGCGTGCTCTCAATGGTAGTACGTACCCACTCCTCCAGTCGGATGCTGCTTTGAATATGGTTATCACTGTTGACTTGGATTTGCATAGTTCTTCCCTTATTTCAGCTAGCTCGCGAGAGGCCCTTCGGCTAGCCCTTGGGCGTCATCACCGTGACCTCTTGGTTACACAATCGGTCTGCTCGCAGAACATTTCAACCCCTAAAAAAAGATAATTCTGGATTCGCAGAAAAAGCCGGACAAGGAGTAAAAGCGCTGTTAAGGTCGGGAGTTGGGTCGCAACGCTCGTTTGTCATAATTGCTCACATCTGCCGCTCCGCCAGTGGATGCAAGCTGCGAAAAACCGCCGCCTCTTCTACCAGCCAGTCATGCACCGCACGCACGCCCGGATGGCTCAGCGCCCCCGGCGCATAGAGCAGCACGTAGCGCTTGTGGTTGGGCACCGCCAGGCCAAACGGCACAATCAATGTCCCCCGCTCCAGCTCATCGTTGAGCAGTGTTCTTCGCGCAATCGCTACGCCCATCCCGGCAATCGCCGCTTCGATGGTCAGGTGATTGCGGTTGAAGGTGTGGCCGCGCCGCACGTCCGCGCCCTCGAAACCGATGGCGTTGAGGTAAAACTCCCATTCCGCGTACTCGTAACTGCCGCGCCAGGCGGTGATGTCGTGCAACAACGGAAAGTGCACCAGATCCGCCGGGCCGTGCAGGGGCGGCCGGCCACGCAGCAGGCTCGGGGCACAGACCGGAAAGATCTGCTCGTCGAGCAGGGTTGTGGATAACAAGCCGGGGTAACTGCCGTCATTCAGATCGATGGCCAGGTCGAAATCACCCTCGTGCAGCGGCACGCTGCTGTCCTCGGCCACCAGACGTAATTGAATGTCCGGAAAGCGCTGCTGCAAGCGCGGCAATCGCGGCGTCAGCCATTTGCTCAGGAAGGAGGGAATCGAGCGCAGCCGCAGAATTCCGCTGATCATTCCCGCGTCCAGTCGTCGCAATTCCGCATCGATGCTGCCGTAAGCCTCATTCACCGTGATGGCCAGTCGCTGGCCTTCTGCGCTCAACTCCACGCCCCGAGCGCGACGGTGAAACAGTCGAAAACCCAGCCGCTCTTCCAGTTGGCGGATTTGCTGACTGACTGCACCCGGCGTGATGTGCAGTTCTTCGGCGCAGCGGGTGAACGACAAGTGCCGCGCGGCACAGGAAAACACGTGCAGCCAGACGTAAGTCTGGGCGTGCAATTGGCGGCTCATTGTTTAGTCCTGCTAAAGGCTGTCTTAGGAAGTTTCGTTGGTCACGTAGGACCGAGGGAGGCAGTATCGCCGACATTGCGCTTGTCCTAGAAAAAATGGCAGCGATTCCTCTTCCATTGCTTGTATAGGCTTTAGCATGGCTATCAGTGTTTTCGATCTCTTCAAAGTCGGCATCGGTCCGTCCAGCTCCCACACCGTCGGCCCGATGCGCGCCGCGGCGACCTTCGCCCAAGCGCTGATTGACCAGCATTTGCTGGACGCCGTACGTCGGGTAGAAATCCGTCTCTACGGTTCGTTGTCGGCCACAGGCGTCGGTCACGCCACCGACCGCGCCTGCATCATGGGCCTGATGGGCGAATGGCCGGACAGCATCGACCCGATCACCATCGAAAGCCGAATTCAGGCCCTGCGCGAAACCGGCGAATTGTCTCTGGCCGGCAAAACCACCATTGCCTTCAACTGGCAACGCGATCTCCTGCTGCTCGACGAGAGCCTGCCCTACCACCCCAACGCCATGTCCCTGACAGCCTTTGGTGAAAACGGCGAGTTGTCCGAACAAACCTACTATTCGATCGGCGGCGGTTTCATCATTGAAGCAGCCGAAGCCGAGTCCGGTATCGCGCCGACCAGCGACGTGGTGCTGCCGTACGATTTTTCCAGCGCCGCCGAATTGCTTAAGCTCTGCAATCAGCACGGCCTGCGGGTTTCAGAACTGATGATGGCCAACGAACTGGCCTGGCGCAGTGAAGCGGAAATTCGTCAGGGCCTGCTGCACATCTGGTCGGTGATGCGCGAGTGCGTCGAGCAAGGCCTGCGCCACGAAGGCATCCTGCCCGGCGGTCTGAATGTTCCACGCCGCGCGGCGAAATTGCACCGCAGCCTGCTGGAAATCGGCAAGCCCAATGTCATCACCTCCACCCTGTCGGCCATGGAATGGGTCAACCTGTTTGCCCTCGCCGTGAACGAAGAAAACGCGGCCGGCGGACGAATGGTCACCGCGCCTACCAACGGTGCGGCAGGGATCATTCCGGCGGTGCTGCACTACTACATGAAATTCAACCCGGATGCGTCGGACGACGACGTCGTGGCGTTCTTCCTGGGCGCGGCGGCCGTCGGCATTCTCTGCAAGAAAAACGCATCCATCTCCGGCGCCGAAGTGGGCTGTCAGGGCGAGGTCGGTTCCGCCTGCGCGATGGCCGCCGCCGGTCTGGCCGATGTGCTCGGCGCCACGCCGGAACAACTGGAAAACGCCGCAGAAATCGGCCTGGAACACAACCTTGGCCTGACCTGCGATCCGGTCGGCGGCCTGGTCCAGGTGCCGTGCATCGAGCGCAACGCGATTGCCGCCGTGAAGGCAATCAACGCCACGCAAATGGCCCTGCGCGGCGACGGCAAACACTTCATTTCCCTGGACCGGGTCATCCGCACCATGCGCGATACCGGCGCCGATATGCATGACAAATACAAAGAGACTTCACGGGGCGGCCTGGCGGTGAGCTGGGTGGAGTGCTGAGTAGCACTCCCAGACCGTCCGCAATACGTGAGCCCGAGCAAGAATAATAACGAGGCCAATAACGATGACCGATGTACGTACACCTGCTGCCGATAATCCCGCTGTAGACCTGACACGCCATACCGAAATTGCCCACAAGGGCTGGAGTAAACACGACACCACCTGGATGCTCGGCCTCTACGGCACGGCGATTGGGGCGGGCACGCTGTTCCTGCCGATCAACGCCGGCGTGGGCGGTTTCTGGCCATTACTGATTCTGGCCGTGCTGGCGTTTCCAATGACCTACTTTGCTCACCGAGGCCTGACCCGCTTCGTGCTGTCGGGTCGTTCCGGAGACATCACCGAAGTGGTGGAAGAACACTTCGGCATCGGCGCCGGCAAACTGATCACGCTCCTGTATTTCTTTGCGATCTTTCCGATTCTGCTGGTGTACAGCGTGGCGCTGACCAACACCCTGAGCAGCTTCATGGAACATCAGTTGCACATCGCCCCGCCACCCCGGGCGATCCTGTCGCTGGTGCTGATCCTCGGTCTGATGGCTATCGTCCGTTGCGGCCAGGGCGTGATCGTCAAATGCATGAGCGTGCTGGTTTACCCCTTCGTCGCGGCGTTGCTGCTGCTGGGCCTCAGCCTGATCCCGAACTGGAACGGGGCATTCTTCGCCACCGCCAGCGAAGGCATGCCGCTGCCGTTGTTCTTCAAGACGCTGTGGCTGGCGATCCCGGTGATGGTGTTCTCGTTCAATCACTCGCCGATCATCTCTGCCTTCGCCGTCGATCAGAAACAACGATATGGCGAGCAGGCTGAGCGCAAGAGCAGCGGCATCCTCGCCATCGCCCACGCGATGATGGTGGTGACGGTGATGTTCTTCTGCTTCAGCTGCGTGCTGGCGCTGTCCCCGACGGACCTGGCGGCGGCCAAGGCGCAGAACATTTCGATCCTGTCGTACCTGGCCAACCACTTCCAGACCCCGGTCATCGCTTATGCCGCGCCACTGATTGCGCTGGTGGCGATCACCAAATCCTTCCTCGGCCATTACATCGGCGCCAGCGAAGGCTTCCAGGGCCTGATCGTGAAAAGCCTGCGCGGCCGTGGCCGGGTGATGTCGAACAGTTGGCTGAACCGCATTACCGCGCTGTTCATGATCCTCAGTTGCTGGGCCGTGGCAACGTTCAACCCGAGCATCCTGGGCATGATCGAAACCCTCGGCGGACCGATCATCGCGTGCCTGTTGTTCCTGATGCCGATGTACGCCATCCGCCGTGTGCCAGCCTTGCGCCAGTACTCGGGGCAGGCCTCGAATGTGTTCGTGGTGTTGATCGGTTTGATTGCACTGTCAGCGATCATCTACTCGTTCATGCCCTGAAACGGGCAGGCAAAAAGAAGGCGGGCCTCAGTGCCCGCCTGTTTTTTGCCGGGTTTATTGTTCGACAATTTTTCCGGCATGCCCCTTGCTACATCACCTGCGAGGCAAAAGGATTTTTGAAACCTCGGCGAGCAATCTGCCAATGGTCTGGTGGGGCGAACCAACCCGATCATGGCCGGTCAACTACTGCACGTTCAATCAGGCGGTGACGCATCATGGACAACCCCTTTCAGCTCATTACCGATGCCTTTGCGCCGGACTATCAGATCAATTTGAGCATTCAAGGTCTGGACGGCAGCATCATGCTGACCCTTTCCAATAGCGGTCGTGTTGTCGCCAAACGGATGATCAGCGCCGAGCAGCGCAATGATCCCAAGCGCCTCAAGCGCCTGGTGCAAAGCATTCAGTTTGGCATCGCCATCGAACAGGGTCACAGCGCCATGACCATCCTCGAAGCCATGACCGACGGCGACAATCGCAACCTGCCGCCGCCCTCCGTCAAAGGCCAGGCTCGCCCCGCCAGTAGGCTTTAAAGCTCGCCCTTCTCGACTTCGGGATGTTCACCGGACCCCGCACCAATCTTGCGCTGCGGGTGTGCGATCTTCACTGAAGGAAACTGCGACGACGCGTAGCGCACCACCAGAATCGAGAACGCCAGCAGCAAAATCCCGCCGCACAGGTAGATGATGCCGATGTCCGGCGGATTATGGTGCGAGACGTTGGAGATCAGCAGTCGCGTCAGCGCCGTGATCGCCACGTAGATCAGGAAACGCACCGGCATGTGGTTGGTCTTGAAGTAAATCCCGACCATCGCGCCCAGTTCCAGGTAGATGAACAGCAGCAGGATGTCATCGATCTTGATGTGCCCTGCCTCGATCATCCCCAAAAACTCCATCACCGCCGCCCATGCGGTCACGGCACCAATGGCGAACAGCGCCATGTAATGGAAGGTCTCGACGAACAGGTTACCCAGTGACTCGGCCAGTTGATGCACGTTCTGCCGCAGGTTCTCGGCCCAGTTGATTTTCACGATGATGCTTCCTTAGGTCGGTTCGACCGGATAATGCGGATTGGACGTGACGGTTGTTCTGCATGCAGAAAAAAGGCCAGAGGCTGTTGGGTGAGATGGCGATGGGCTGCTACTGGACACTTTTGTGGTGCCTGGACCGGCGCCATCGCGGGCGAGCCCGCTCCCACAGGGTTAACGCTGACTTTGTGGGAGCGGGCTTGCCCGCGATGGGAACACCACGGTTTAGCTGACAAACCCTGATTTCGGTCTACATTAAAAAGCCACTACCCAAAGCGCAGGGATTCGCTTATCCTTTTCGCTGTATATAAATACAGTGGTCGAAACAGACAACTAATGTGAAGGCATGTGAGGTGGTGAATGGCCGTCGAAGTGGTATACCGCAGCAGCCGAGATCTGGAGCGCTTGTTCATGGATAAAGCCGAAGCTGACCGTCATGACAAAATGCTCGAACTGGCCGAATTGCTGGCTGAAGTGTTGCAAAAAGCCGTTCCGTCCCTGAGCGAGCAGCAAGTGGAAGAAGCCGGCATCTACATGGCGAAGAATCGCGATGTGTTTGCCAAAGCGTTCAAGAGCCAGCCGGACGCACTGTCCGAACTGCTGAACGCGCCGGCTGAAGTGATTGAAAAGGCTGCACCGGTTGAAGCGCCTGCACCGGTTGAAGTAGCAGAAGCTGCACCCGCCAAGCCCGCCAAAGCGGCCAAGGCAACAAAGTAAGCAACGCCCGAATTGAATAGGCCCTGAGTCAAATGGCTCAGGGCCTTTTTCATGCCGGCGAAAAATCAGGCGTCGGGTTGCTCCAGGGCATCGACCAGCGCCTTGAAGAACCGCGCCGCCTCACCGCCGGTCACCACGCGATGATCGAAGGTCAGCGACAGCGGCAACACCGGATGTACCACTACATCGCCATCGACGGCCACCGGCTCGTCGCGAATCGCGCCAGCGGCGAGGATTGCCACTTGGGGCGGCACCACCACCGGGTTGGCGTAGCGGCCGAACAATGTGCCGAAATTCGACAGGGTCAGGGTGGCGCCCATCATTTCCTTGGGCGGAATCGAGCGTGCCTGCACGTCGGCGCGCAAACGCATGACGCCTTCTTTCAAGTCCGCCGCCGAGCGCTGGCCGACATCACGTAGCACCGGTACAAACAAACCGTCCGGGGTGTCGACGGCGATGCCGAGGTCAAGCCGTTCGTGTTGTTTAAGCGACAGGGTCTTGCCGTCGAACGCGCTGTTGAGCACCGGTTCCACCGCGCAAGCCGCCGCCATGGCCTTGGCCAGTCGAATCAGCGGCTCCCGTGCCTGGCCCCAGCGATGCAGGTCGGCGTCACCGAAAATGGTCACCGGCACCACTTCGGCGTGGGAACGGGCCATGTTCAGCGCCATGCTGCGTCGTACGCCGCGCAGCTTCTCACCGCCGACCCGTTCACGATCGTTCTGGGCAGCGCTTTCCACATCGCTGCGGATGATCAGTCCATCGTTGCCGGATCCTTTCAACTCGCTCAGTTCCACACCCAGTTGCCGGGCCAGTTGACGCACGGCCGGGGTGGCTCGAATCGCCAAATGCTCTCGGGTCGAAGGTGCCGCGCCGATAAAAAAAGAATCCTCCTGACTGCTGGCGCCGCCCTCGAGCCGCCCGACCACGGTGCCCGCGTCCGCTTCGCCTTCGTAACCGAGCAGCGGTTCTCCGACGTGAATAATGTCGCCTTCGCCGCCATACAGTTTTGCCACCACGCCGTCATAGGGCGCGGGAATGTCCACAAGGGCCTTGGCGGTTTCCACCGACACCAGCAGTTGATCGGTCTTGACGGTGTCGCCAACGTTGACATGCCAGCGGACGATCTCCGCCTCCTGCAAGCCTTCGCCCAGATCCGGCAGTTTGAAATATTTCATCGCGGCCTCCTTGGGGTCAGGCGACTTATTAGAAGTGGTGTAGCAAGACGTTGTCGCAAGCCAGAAGAATGTCGTCGACGTTGGGCATGTACAGCGATTCCAGCCGATACAACGGCGGCGGAATGTCCGGCGCGGTGACGCGCTGGATCGGTGCCTGCAATTCAAGCAACGCACGCTCATAAAGGCTTGCGGCGATTTCCGCGCCGACGCCACAGGAGCGCGGTGCTTCGTGGACGATCACGCAACGACCGGTCTTGCGCACCGAGGCTTCCAGGGTGTCGAGGTCCAGCGGTTTGATGCAGGCAACATCGATCACCTCCGCCGAGACACCCCGTTCGGCCAGCGCAGTGGCAGCTTGCAGGGTTTCCATGACGCTGGCGCCCCAACTGATGAGGGTGATGTCGCTGCCTTCGCGCAGGGTGAAACAGCTGTCCAGCGGCAAGCGTTTGCCATCGTCCACCAGGGTTTGCGGGTTCATCCGATAGAGCCGGGTCGGCTCCAGAAACACCACCGGGTCCGGGTTATCGATGGCCGCCAACAGCAAGCCATAGGCCCGGGCAGGGGACGATGGAATGACCACCCGCAGCCCCGGAATGTGTGCGAACAGCGCTTCGGTGCTTTCGCTGTGATGCTCCGGCGCGCGAATCCCCGCGCCCATCGGCGTGCGCATGACCATCGGGCAGGTGATCCGCCCCCGCGTGCGATTGCGCATGCGGCTGGCGTGGGACACCAGGTGCTCCATGGCGGCGTAGATGAAGCCCATGAACTGAATTTCCACCACCGGTTTCAAGCCTTGTGCCGCCATGCCGATCACCAGCCCGCCGAGCATGGTTTCGGCCAGCGGCGAGTCGATCACCCGCTTGAAACCGAAGCTGTCGCGCAGCCCTTGGGTGGCGCGAAACACGCCACCGTTGACCCCGACGTCCTCGCCCAGAACGATGACGTTGTCGTCTTCACTCATGGCCCGGTGCAGGGCGAGATTCACCGCTTCCAGCAGCGTGAACTTGCCGTTACTCATGGCCCGGACCTCCTGCCCGCCGCGCCGCCCGCTCAAGCAACCAGTCACGCTGCTCGGCCAAGGCATCCGGCCAGGTCGCGTAGACGTGATCCATCACCGATTCAGGGGCCTGAATACCCGCCGCTTCGAAGTTATCCACAGCGCGCTGCACCCGGTCCTGGCATTCACTGATCAACGCCTGCTCCCGGCCTTCGTCCCACACGCCTTGCCCGACCATGAAACGCTGCAGGCGTTTGACCGGTTCTTCGAGCCAGGCGTGCCTGACCTCCTCCGCCGACCGGTAACGCGTGGCGTCGTCCGCGGTGGTGTGATCGCCCAGGCGATAACTCAAGCATTCGAGCAACACCGGGCCTTTGCCGTGGCGCGCGCGTTCGAGGGCCGCTTGCACTCGGTCGTAAACGGCGAGCAGGTCATTGCCGTCGACCTGTTCACCGTGGAACCCGGCGCCGATGGCTTTCTGCGCCAGGGTCGGGGCGCCGCACTGAATCCGTCGCGGAACCGAGATCGCCCATTGGTTGTTGTTGACCACGAACACCACGGGCAACTGCCAGGCGCCAGCGACATTGAGGGCTTCGAGGAAATCGCCTTTGCTGGTCGCGC
This genomic window contains:
- a CDS encoding DUF3509 domain-containing protein is translated as MDNPFQLITDAFAPDYQINLSIQGLDGSIMLTLSNSGRVVAKRMISAEQRNDPKRLKRLVQSIQFGIAIEQGHSAMTILEAMTDGDNRNLPPPSVKGQARPASRL
- a CDS encoding LysR substrate-binding domain-containing protein, with the translated sequence MSRQLHAQTYVWLHVFSCAARHLSFTRCAEELHITPGAVSQQIRQLEERLGFRLFHRRARGVELSAEGQRLAITVNEAYGSIDAELRRLDAGMISGILRLRSIPSFLSKWLTPRLPRLQQRFPDIQLRLVAEDSSVPLHEGDFDLAIDLNDGSYPGLLSTTLLDEQIFPVCAPSLLRGRPPLHGPADLVHFPLLHDITAWRGSYEYAEWEFYLNAIGFEGADVRRGHTFNRNHLTIEAAIAGMGVAIARRTLLNDELERGTLIVPFGLAVPNHKRYVLLYAPGALSHPGVRAVHDWLVEEAAVFRSLHPLAERQM
- a CDS encoding FecR family protein, giving the protein MNPFDRVTPTPAQEQAALAWLCLLHDQPSSGDQLTFSHWLQADPAHAEAYAQAQVLWELSEGPARTLADEDAFALQGYLNAIDSSRRNNVRRWSGALAVAACLLLMIGFGVGWQPSRWVDDLGADYVSAPGQIKTVTLADQSQVTLDADSAIAVDFSRGERHVQLRRGAGFFSVTHTGDPFVVEAEKGQARVLGTQFEVRLQAHGARVTVLSGRVGVTADKHAEPQILTAGQQVAYGEGSAEKLHAVDSEAQLAWRQGWLNYYKATLAEVVQDLQRYYPGRIVLLNDELAARRLSGSFPSKDPQAVLNSLQGVVGFEQHSALGHLIILR
- a CDS encoding RNA polymerase sigma factor; translation: MITSPPELRDDEHRGARAHFLQVFLSQRSQMEALVNRRVGCQATAADLVQDLFLRFWRRPLVQVEELSTYLLRCAGNIAIDHLRSEGTRVRVNEGWAPDPPDSQGSEPQAALEAGNDLRHVEAALRALPERTRQIFLLNRIHGRKYAEIAKAMGLSQSAVEKHMMRALDACKASLREPPARTPGKAP
- a CDS encoding serine/threonine transporter translates to MTDVRTPAADNPAVDLTRHTEIAHKGWSKHDTTWMLGLYGTAIGAGTLFLPINAGVGGFWPLLILAVLAFPMTYFAHRGLTRFVLSGRSGDITEVVEEHFGIGAGKLITLLYFFAIFPILLVYSVALTNTLSSFMEHQLHIAPPPRAILSLVLILGLMAIVRCGQGVIVKCMSVLVYPFVAALLLLGLSLIPNWNGAFFATASEGMPLPLFFKTLWLAIPVMVFSFNHSPIISAFAVDQKQRYGEQAERKSSGILAIAHAMMVVTVMFFCFSCVLALSPTDLAAAKAQNISILSYLANHFQTPVIAYAAPLIALVAITKSFLGHYIGASEGFQGLIVKSLRGRGRVMSNSWLNRITALFMILSCWAVATFNPSILGMIETLGGPIIACLLFLMPMYAIRRVPALRQYSGQASNVFVVLIGLIALSAIIYSFMP
- a CDS encoding HPF/RaiA family ribosome-associated protein, translated to MQIQVNSDNHIQSSIRLEEWVRTTIESTLERYEEDLTRVEVHLRDENGDKPGPHDMRCQLEARPKGHQPISVTHKADTLEQAIDGAAEKLEHALEHLFGKLRGKPRAAVVPFERAAADALLEDEFLENEQAAQNG
- a CDS encoding TonB-dependent siderophore receptor, with the protein product MKSRAKSGSVKQWLGASALSFSALALLPLSIASAAEAAGTQQRTPFSFAIAAKPLPQALSDFSRLTGISVVYTDEAPYGLTAPAINGPLSAEQAMQRLLSGSGLTFRPTDARTFVLEPVPTAGTLNLGATTITSVADQSTSYQPPPTSSVMRSSALLQEIPQTVNVIPAQVIRDQAPRNLDDALANVSGITQGNTLASTQDSVMTRGFGDNRNGSIMRDGMPIVQGRGMNASVDRVEVLKGPASLLYGIQDPGGVVNMVSKKPELEQYNALNLRGSTYGDGKNGSGGGLDSTGALGTSGLAYRMVLDHEDEDYWRNFGTHRETLVAPSLAWFGDSTTLLFAYEHREFLTPFDRGTVIDPRTNHPLDISRNERLDEPFNNMEGRSDLYHFEADHELNDNWKAHFGYSWNRETYDASQVRITAIDTTKGTLTRSMDGTQNAVSTDRFTTASLEGNVNVLGLQHDVVVGIDDEYRKIYREDLIRQKSLSTFSYVNPVYGREVAGTTVSPADSAQTDQLRSDSIFLQDSIHLTDQWILVAGGRFQEYDQYAGKGVPFQANTDGNGQKWVPRAGLVYRFTDELSFYGSYTESFKPNSTIAPLSGSSTVLDGSIAPEEAKSWEIGAKLDMPGRITGDIALFDIKKRNVLVANSEGPVTIYSAAGEVRSRGLEVDVSGQLSDRWSMIGSYAYTDAEVTEDPLYKGKQLQNVAKNSGSLSAVYDFGTIVGGDQLRVGAGARYVGERAGNAVNDFDLPSYTVADAFATYDTKVEGQKVKFQLNVKNLFDRTYYTSAASRFFVSMGDSRQISLSSTLEF
- a CDS encoding L-serine ammonia-lyase, yielding MAISVFDLFKVGIGPSSSHTVGPMRAAATFAQALIDQHLLDAVRRVEIRLYGSLSATGVGHATDRACIMGLMGEWPDSIDPITIESRIQALRETGELSLAGKTTIAFNWQRDLLLLDESLPYHPNAMSLTAFGENGELSEQTYYSIGGGFIIEAAEAESGIAPTSDVVLPYDFSSAAELLKLCNQHGLRVSELMMANELAWRSEAEIRQGLLHIWSVMRECVEQGLRHEGILPGGLNVPRRAAKLHRSLLEIGKPNVITSTLSAMEWVNLFALAVNEENAAGGRMVTAPTNGAAGIIPAVLHYYMKFNPDASDDDVVAFFLGAAAVGILCKKNASISGAEVGCQGEVGSACAMAAAGLADVLGATPEQLENAAEIGLEHNLGLTCDPVGGLVQVPCIERNAIAAVKAINATQMALRGDGKHFISLDRVIRTMRDTGADMHDKYKETSRGGLAVSWVEC
- a CDS encoding phosphate-starvation-inducible protein PsiE, encoding MKINWAENLRQNVHQLAESLGNLFVETFHYMALFAIGAVTAWAAVMEFLGMIEAGHIKIDDILLLFIYLELGAMVGIYFKTNHMPVRFLIYVAITALTRLLISNVSHHNPPDIGIIYLCGGILLLAFSILVVRYASSQFPSVKIAHPQRKIGAGSGEHPEVEKGEL